Proteins encoded in a region of the Pelmatolapia mariae isolate MD_Pm_ZW linkage group LG16_19, Pm_UMD_F_2, whole genome shotgun sequence genome:
- the c9orf72 gene encoding guanine nucleotide exchange factor C9orf72 homolog — protein sequence MSSGCPPQSPAVAKSEVAVEGECPLLAATFAYWDNILGPRVRHIWVPKGDQLMFLSDGEVTFLANHTLNGEILRSAECGAVDVKFFVLAEKGVIIVSLIFDGELKGDKNTCALSIILPQTELAFYLPLHTICVERLKHVIRKGRIWMQKGYNIISVLSLEIVPIMELLTSMKTHSVQEDIDIKDTVLNDDDIGDSCHEDFLHKAISSHLQTCGCSIVVGSNPEKINKIVRTLCLFLTPAERKCSRLCRADDSFKYDTGLFVQGLLKDSTGSFVLPFRQVLYSPYPTTHIDVDINTVKQMPPCHEHTYNQRRYMRSELSALWKTDSEDDIPPDTVIHTDETFTPDLNIFQDVMHKDTLVKSFIIEVFMLKPGLSLRSTYLAQFLLLLHRKALTLLKYIEDETQKGKKPFRSLRNLKTDLDLMVEGDLNIVMAFAEKLRAGLHSFVFGKPFYTSMQERDVLTSF from the exons ATGTCTTCCGGCTGTCCACCTCAATCACCTGCTGTGGCAAAGTCTGAAGTAGCGGTAGAGGGAGAATGCCCGCTCCTGGCTGCCACCTTTGCCTACTGGGACAATATTCTGGGACCACGGGTGCGCCACATCTGGGTGCCAAAGGGTGACCAGTTGATGTTCCTCAGCGATGGAGAAGTAACATTTTTGGCTAATCACACACTCAATGGGGAGATTCTGCGTAGCGCAGAGTGCGGTGCTGTGGACGTGAAGTTCTTTGTGCTGGCAGAAAAGGGCGTCATCATCGTGTCTCTCATCTTTGATGGCGAGCTCAAGGGGGACAAGAACACATGTGCCTTGTCCATTATTCTGCCTcaaacagagctggccttctaCCTCCCCCTGCACACCATCTGCGTGGAGAGGCTGAAGCACGTTATCCGCAAGGGACGCATTTGGATGCAGAAG GGTTACAATATCATCTCAGTGCTGAGCTTAGAAATTGTCCCTATCATGGAGCTGCTGACCTCTATGAAGACACATAGTGTACAAGAAGATATAGAT ATAAAAGACACGGTGCTAAATGATGATGACATCGGGGACAGCTGCCACGAGGATTTCCTACACAA ggCCATCAGCTCTCATCTGCAGACGTGTGGCTGTTCAATCGTGGTTGGAAGCAACCCGGAGAAAATAAACAAG ATTGTGCGGACTCTCTGCCTCTTTCTCACTCCGGCTGAGAGGAAGTGCTCTCGCCTCTGCAGGGCTGACGACTCCTTCAAGTATGACACTGGCCTGTTTGTTCAGGGTCTGCTCAAG GACTCGACCGGCAGCTTTGTTCTGCCCTTCCGCCAGGTACTCTACTCGCCCTACCCGACCACACACATCGACGTGGACATCAACACAGTGAAACAGATGCCGCCGTGCCACGAACACACATACAACCAGCGGCGCTACATGCGTTCTGAGCTAAGCGCGCTCTGGAAGACGGATAGCGAGGATGACATACCTCCAGATACAGTCATTCACACTGACGAAACCTTTACACCTGACCT GAATATATTTCAAGACGTCATGCATAAAGACACTTTGGTCAAGTCATTTATAATTGAG GTGTTCATGCTGAAGCCAGGCCTGTCCCTGCGGAGCACCTATCTGGCCcagtttctgctgctgctccacaGGAAGGCCCTCACTCTGCTCAAGTACATCGAGGACGAAAC GCAAAAAGGGAAGAAGCCATTTCGGTCTTTGCGCAACTTAAAGACAGACCTGGATCTGATGGTGGAGGGAGACCTGAACATCGTGATGGCCTTCGCTGAGAAGCTGAGGGCCGGACTTCACTCATTTGTGTTCGGGAAACCGTTCTACACGAGCATGCAGGAGCGAGATGTACTCACGAGCTTTTAA